A window of the Acanthochromis polyacanthus isolate Apoly-LR-REF ecotype Palm Island chromosome 10, KAUST_Apoly_ChrSc, whole genome shotgun sequence genome harbors these coding sequences:
- the si:ch73-335m24.2 gene encoding protein eva-1 homolog C isoform X2, with translation MTVPWSFCSSFYFLPLLLALKLPAALSAPDFSAYLHTILKNHTAHACEGETLLIQCPSRTSVAVLSAFYGRRVPNQHLCPSANTNVTAEENTECTSPVAIEKVLSECQDRRSCHIPVYSPVFGQDPCPLTTKYLLVSYKCRPEHHRTRLVCENERMRLMCKNETVLAIYSATFGHLLHGSPYCPQEPGSRVDMECLSPSALRKVSRRCHGRTNCSVLADTITFGDPCFPDTRKHLRVSFTCVPRYLLEDVGRGSTDPFMISDYTHGLPERVALYFVSGICAGLVFLLCLFGLRSTLVRDVKDLVSDLNDELKSSRRRRKELMEDLFDEDVSDTSSFRRLTQSYRTTDIFSPSTLTVEMVDREVEQTRDLPNGDIWPPRDSSPYAIHKIKTYTN, from the exons CTTATCTTCACACCATTCTGAAGAACCACACGGCTCATGCCTGTGAAGGAGAGACGCTCCTCATCCAGTGTCCCTCCAGGACGTCTGTGGCCGTCCTATCAGCCTTCTATGGACGCCGTGTTCCTAATCAGCATTTATGCCCATCTGCGAACACAAATGTAACTGCTGAGGAGAACACAGAGTGCACTTCTCCAGTTGCTATCGAG AAAGTGCTGTCAGAGTGTCAGGATCGGCGGTCATGTCACATCCCAGTCTACAGTCCAGTGTTTGGGCAGGACCCCTGTCCACTTACCACCAAGTACCTGCTGGTGTCCTATAAGTGCCGACCAG AGCATCACCGCACAAGGCTGGTGTGTGAAAATGAGCGCATGAGGCTGATGTGTAAAAACGAGACTGTGCTCGCCATCTACTCCGCCACGTTTGGGCACCTGCTGCACGGCAGTCCATACTGTCCTCAGGAACCCGGATCACGCGTCGACATGG AGTGCTTGTCACCTTCGGCTCTGAGGAAGGTGTCACGCAGGTGTCATGGCAGAACAAACTGTTCAGTATTGGCCGACACAATAACCTTTGGGGACCCCTGCTTCCCCGACACCAGGAAGCACCTGCGGGTGTCCTTCACTTGTG TTCCCCGGTATCTTCTGGAAGATGTGGGTCGAGGGTCAACAGATCCTTTCATGATCTCAGACTACACACACG GCCTCCCGGAGCGAGTGGCTCTGTACTTTGTCTCTGGTATTTGTGCTGGTCTGGTGTTCCTGCTCTGCCTGTTTGGCCTTCGCTCCACACTAGTGAGAGACGTTAAAGATCTGGTTTCTGACCTGAACGATGAGCTGAAATCATCTCGCAGGCGGCGCAAAGAGCTCATGGAGGACCTCTTTGATGAAGACGTCTCAGACACGTCGTCTTTCCGTCGCCTCACACAGTCCTACCGCACAACAGACATCTTCAGCCCTTCCACTTTAACGGTCGAGATGGTTGACCGAGAGGTGGAACAGACGAGGGATCTGCCCAACGGAGACATTTGGCCGCCTCGGGACTCCAGCCCTTATGCCATTCACAAGATTAAAACCTACACCAATTAA
- the si:ch73-335m24.2 gene encoding protein eva-1 homolog C isoform X1 — MTVPWSFCSSFYFLPLLLALKLPAALSAPDFSAYLHTILKNHTAHACEGETLLIQCPSRTSVAVLSAFYGRRVPNQHLCPSANTNVTAEENTECTSPVAIEKVLSECQDRRSCHIPVYSPVFGQDPCPLTTKYLLVSYKCRPEHHRTRLVCENERMRLMCKNETVLAIYSATFGHLLHGSPYCPQEPGSRVDMECLSPSALRKVSRRCHGRTNCSVLADTITFGDPCFPDTRKHLRVSFTCVPRYLLEDVGRGSTDPFMISDYTHGGWYTGPTYRPQNVLLTNSLEIFEKILGLPERVALYFVSGICAGLVFLLCLFGLRSTLVRDVKDLVSDLNDELKSSRRRRKELMEDLFDEDVSDTSSFRRLTQSYRTTDIFSPSTLTVEMVDREVEQTRDLPNGDIWPPRDSSPYAIHKIKTYTN; from the exons CTTATCTTCACACCATTCTGAAGAACCACACGGCTCATGCCTGTGAAGGAGAGACGCTCCTCATCCAGTGTCCCTCCAGGACGTCTGTGGCCGTCCTATCAGCCTTCTATGGACGCCGTGTTCCTAATCAGCATTTATGCCCATCTGCGAACACAAATGTAACTGCTGAGGAGAACACAGAGTGCACTTCTCCAGTTGCTATCGAG AAAGTGCTGTCAGAGTGTCAGGATCGGCGGTCATGTCACATCCCAGTCTACAGTCCAGTGTTTGGGCAGGACCCCTGTCCACTTACCACCAAGTACCTGCTGGTGTCCTATAAGTGCCGACCAG AGCATCACCGCACAAGGCTGGTGTGTGAAAATGAGCGCATGAGGCTGATGTGTAAAAACGAGACTGTGCTCGCCATCTACTCCGCCACGTTTGGGCACCTGCTGCACGGCAGTCCATACTGTCCTCAGGAACCCGGATCACGCGTCGACATGG AGTGCTTGTCACCTTCGGCTCTGAGGAAGGTGTCACGCAGGTGTCATGGCAGAACAAACTGTTCAGTATTGGCCGACACAATAACCTTTGGGGACCCCTGCTTCCCCGACACCAGGAAGCACCTGCGGGTGTCCTTCACTTGTG TTCCCCGGTATCTTCTGGAAGATGTGGGTCGAGGGTCAACAGATCCTTTCATGATCTCAGACTACACACACG GTGGATGGTACACTGGCCCCACCTACAGGCCTCAAAACGTGCTCTTAACCAACTCTCTGGAGATCTTTGAAAAAATACTGG GCCTCCCGGAGCGAGTGGCTCTGTACTTTGTCTCTGGTATTTGTGCTGGTCTGGTGTTCCTGCTCTGCCTGTTTGGCCTTCGCTCCACACTAGTGAGAGACGTTAAAGATCTGGTTTCTGACCTGAACGATGAGCTGAAATCATCTCGCAGGCGGCGCAAAGAGCTCATGGAGGACCTCTTTGATGAAGACGTCTCAGACACGTCGTCTTTCCGTCGCCTCACACAGTCCTACCGCACAACAGACATCTTCAGCCCTTCCACTTTAACGGTCGAGATGGTTGACCGAGAGGTGGAACAGACGAGGGATCTGCCCAACGGAGACATTTGGCCGCCTCGGGACTCCAGCCCTTATGCCATTCACAAGATTAAAACCTACACCAATTAA